A genomic segment from Candidatus Poribacteria bacterium encodes:
- a CDS encoding type II toxin-antitoxin system Phd/YefM family antitoxin gives MCKEISMTELRGKLGELLDGVHHNGDRLIVKRANKPLVAIVPIEAYEKTLQQRERAFSVLERIWKKVPAASEEEAQADIEQAMIEGRAEKVHK, from the coding sequence ATGTGTAAAGAAATTTCGATGACGGAATTACGGGGAAAGCTTGGCGAATTGCTTGATGGAGTCCACCATAACGGAGATAGGTTAATCGTCAAACGTGCCAATAAGCCACTCGTTGCCATTGTTCCAATTGAGGCCTATGAAAAAACGCTTCAACAAAGGGAAAGAGCTTTTTCCGTCCTGGAGCGAATATGGAAAAAAGTACCAGCAGCGAGCGAAGAAGAAGCACAAGCAGATATTGAACAGGCAATGATTGAGGGGCGCGCGGAGAAAGTCCATAAGTAG
- the cysK gene encoding cysteine synthase A has translation MKIAKNLTDLIGNTPTIRLNALTGKDDATIFAKLEAYNPGGSIKDRISYAMIVDAEERGILRKGDTIVEPTAGNTGLGLSIVGIARGYPVTLTMPENVSREKYELLSSFGAKIVLTPEHGGMASAIWEAEAIIRKNPRHYMPNQFTNPANPEIHRRTTAVEILKAIGTDIDFFVTGVGTGGTLTGVGEVLKTECPHVKVVAVEPSVSAVLSGGKPSPTRIDGIGAGMIPEVLNVDVIDEVITVGEKEAYEMMKSISTTEGLLVGMSSGANVYAALQVAKVQGPDKTVVTILPDTGERYFSLSRYFEIESDVMDTLP, from the coding sequence ATGAAAATCGCTAAAAACCTGACAGACCTCATCGGGAATACTCCGACGATTCGCCTGAACGCCTTGACCGGTAAGGACGATGCGACTATCTTCGCGAAATTGGAGGCTTACAATCCGGGGGGTAGCATCAAGGATCGGATTAGTTATGCAATGATCGTTGATGCTGAGGAACGCGGCATTCTCAGAAAAGGAGATACCATCGTTGAACCCACTGCTGGCAACACAGGTTTAGGACTCTCTATTGTCGGTATCGCGAGAGGTTATCCTGTTACGTTGACGATGCCAGAAAACGTGAGTCGCGAGAAATATGAACTCCTCTCCTCTTTCGGTGCAAAAATTGTGCTAACGCCGGAACACGGTGGCATGGCAAGTGCTATCTGGGAAGCGGAAGCAATTATCAGAAAAAACCCACGGCACTATATGCCGAACCAGTTCACGAACCCTGCAAACCCCGAAATCCATCGCCGTACGACAGCGGTGGAAATTCTCAAGGCGATCGGTACCGACATCGACTTTTTCGTTACAGGGGTTGGCACAGGTGGCACACTGACAGGCGTTGGAGAAGTTTTAAAAACAGAGTGTCCCCACGTGAAAGTCGTTGCGGTGGAACCGAGTGTTTCAGCGGTGCTCTCTGGCGGTAAACCGAGCCCTACCCGCATTGATGGGATTGGCGCAGGGATGATCCCTGAAGTGCTCAACGTTGATGTTATTGACGAAGTCATTACAGTCGGCGAAAAAGAGGCTTACGAAATGATGAAGTCAATCTCAACAACCGAAGGGTTATTGGTTGGGATGTCGTCCGGTGCAAATGTCTACGCTGCATTACAAGTTGCGAAGGTGCAAGGACCCGATAAAACCGTTGTTACGATTCTCCCTGACACGGGGGAACGCTATTTCAGTTTGAGTCGTTATTTTGAAATTGAATCAGACGTTATGGATACGCTTCCGTAA
- a CDS encoding phosphoadenylyl-sulfate reductase, which yields MNYPVDQTLCQEVLLTESPQEILFSLFKRFKERAAIVTSGQLSGMVMIHLAAENQLPFRVCTLDTLRLFPETYDFFEKVEARYGIQIEQIQPDPQEVQEMVTQHGEYLFFDSKAKQEYCCNIRKVRPMQRLLETLDVWITGLRRDQSEARKELRKAEIISSATHPVLKVSPLIHWTTDEVWQFVRENEIPVNPLLEADTQGHYYESLGCVICTTPIKPGEPNRAGRWRWQNAAHAPENDTTEENTKECGLHYSI from the coding sequence TTGAATTATCCAGTAGATCAAACGCTCTGCCAAGAAGTCCTGTTGACGGAGAGTCCCCAAGAAATCCTTTTCTCTCTCTTCAAGCGGTTCAAAGAACGCGCTGCAATCGTCACAAGTGGGCAACTTTCGGGTATGGTTATGATACACTTAGCCGCCGAAAACCAGTTGCCGTTCCGCGTCTGTACACTTGACACGCTGCGTCTTTTTCCTGAGACATACGACTTCTTTGAGAAGGTGGAAGCGCGCTACGGTATCCAAATTGAACAGATTCAGCCCGATCCACAAGAAGTTCAGGAGATGGTTACGCAGCACGGCGAATACCTGTTTTTCGACAGTAAAGCGAAGCAAGAATACTGTTGTAACATCCGAAAAGTTCGTCCGATGCAACGCCTCCTTGAAACGTTAGATGTCTGGATAACCGGTTTACGTCGTGATCAGTCCGAAGCCAGAAAAGAACTCCGAAAGGCAGAAATTATTTCATCAGCGACACACCCCGTGCTAAAGGTGAGCCCACTGATACATTGGACAACCGATGAAGTGTGGCAATTTGTCCGTGAAAACGAAATTCCTGTGAACCCGCTGCTTGAAGCAGATACCCAAGGTCACTATTATGAATCGCTTGGGTGCGTCATCTGTACAACGCCAATAAAACCCGGAGAACCGAATCGGGCAGGACGGTGGCGTTGGCAAAACGCAGCCCACGCACCAGAAAACGACACTACAGAAGAAAACACTAAAGAGTGTGGATTACACTATTCGATTTAA